GCGGACAGCAATGGCCACAGCCGCAGGGCGAGGCCAAGGCGTCTGCGCGCGACCCATCCCTCGCGCGGGCCTGCCAGATAGGAAAGCTGCAGAGATTGGAGCACTTGCCGGTTGGGGCCGCTCAATCGGGCGCCCGTCTCGGCAAGCAGGTACCAGAGATTGGCATTGCCCGATGAGAGATGAAGCGCAGAGCCAATCTCTTCTTCGGCCTGTTCGAGAAAGGAGAATGCGCCGTCAAGCCCCGTCCTTCCTCGTTCAGAGTCGTAAAGGGCAAGATCGATCGTGGCACGTTGATTGGCGATGATGGGGTTGGTCGGGGAAAATCGGCGCGCCCAGTCAAGGTCTTTGGCCGCCCGGTCCAGGTCCTGACGCGATGGTTTGCCGGATGCATTTGTCAGCACGTCGACGGTTTGAGCCGAACGCAAGAGAAAAACTTCCGCCGCCAGGCGCGGCAGTGCCATGGCGGCAAGCAAAAGACCGAAAACGAAAACCAAAGCCCAGGAAAGCAGTTGAGAGCGTTGATAAGGTCGGCTCGTCATGGGCATTGCAGCTGACTAAGGCGATCAGCCGTCGGTCCCGTAATAATATGGGTACTGTTGATGGAAATATTTCCCCATATAATGGCTGTAATTCGCCATTCTCTTCATGTTGACCTTGTTGAGCACGACGCCGGCCAGTTTCCGTTTGTCCAATCCCATGGACTTGATCGCCGCCTGGACTGCCTCGCGGGGCGTCTTGTCCCATTCGACGACGAGCACGATGCTGTCGACTGCTGTCGACAGGATGCGCGCGTCGACGACCGGGGAAATGGGCGAACTGTCCAGGATGACCAGATCATAGGCTTGGCCGGTGCGTCTGACCAAATCCTTCATGCGTTGGGATCCGAGGATTTCGGCGGAATCTTGCAGTCTTTGCGAAGTGGGTAGGACGTCGATCCTGGCCCCAAGATCGCGACGAATGACGTCTGTTTCCGTCGCCTGCCGGGCCAACAGTTCAACCAGCCCGCCATCCTCGCCCTTGCCCCGGGCAAGATGGGTGCTCAGCGACGGGTGCCGTAAATCCGCATCGATCAACAGCACGTTCAATCCGGTGCTGGCGGCATGATAGGCAAGGTTTGCGGCAATGGTGGTCTTGCCTTCATTCGGAAGCGCCGAGGTGACGAGTATGCTTCTTGGCGGGCTGTCGACATTGGAAATTTGTATGCCCACTTTCAAGGCGCGGATCGCCTCCGTGTAGGATGACAAGGGGCGCTCGACGACGTAGCGCTGGATACCTAATGGACCGCCGCTTTCATTGACCGTGTCGGATTTTGCCAACAGGGGCACCATGGTCAAATGCGGGATCCTGAGCACCTCTTCGATTTGTTCCCCGGTCTTGAAGCTGTTGTCGAGATACTCGAGCAGGAATGCAAGTCCCAAACCAAGCGCTGAAAAACCCGCAAGGGCGAGCGTCAAGGTGAGCTTCTTTTTCGGGTAGCTTGGCTTGCTCGGAGGTACAGCCGCGGTGATGATGCGCACATCGGTTGTTTTCAGCGTCTCTTGTTCGGACGTCTGTTTGAAACGGGTAAGGAAGGATTCATAGAGCGTCCTGTTTGCTTCCGCGTCACGTTCCAGTTCGTCGAGCTTGATGGCGGCCTGATTGGAGGCGTCATTTTGGCGCTTGATTTCGTTGAGGCTTTCTTGCAGCGACCTTTCGCGCGTAAGCGCCACCTCGTATTCATTTTTCAGATCTGCGACGATGCGGCCCACTTCGGTCGAAATCTGCCGGCTGATATCGTTATATTCGGCGCGCATATTGACGACCTTGGGATGCTTGCCGCCGTAACGTGTGGTCAGCTCCGCCAATTGCCGGCCGACTTCCGATTGCTGGGCCCGCAGATTGGAAATCACCTCCGATTGCAGCACGGCAGCAAGCTCAGCCTTGCTCTTTCCCGCCTTGATGAGCTTTTCCACATGTTCGTATCGTGCGAGCTTTCCTGCCGTGTCCGCCCGGGCGAGGATGAGCTGCTCGTTGAGGGAGGCCATCTGGCGTTCGTCGAGCGTCTGGCCGGCGGTGCTTTGCAGCCCGTGTTTGGCCTTGTAGAGGCCAACCAGCTTTTCCGATTGCTGAACCTCGGCCCTGATGCTGGCAAGGCGATCATTCAGCCATTGGGTCGCGCGCTTGGTGGCGTCGTATTTTGCCTCCAGCTGGTCGACCAAATAGGAATCGGCAATCTGGTTTGCGATTCGCGCCGCCTTGTCCGGCCGGCGGGAGGTGAAACTCACCTCCAGCACATAGGTGGCGCCGATGCGCGTGACATCGAGATGGCCGGAAAAGGATCCGACCACGCCGTTGAGGACCTCTTCCGGCACTTTCTGCTCCTTGGCAGACGCCTCAGCTTCGGCGTCCGAGAGGCCCAACCAGCTGGCGATGGTTGAGAACAAGGAGCGCGACGGGGTTGGTCTGCCGCCAAACTCCGGATCCCTGTCGAGATCCAGCTTGGCGATGACGCGCTTTGCCATGGAAGAGGATTTGATCAGCTCCACTTCGCTC
This Hyphomicrobiales bacterium DNA region includes the following protein-coding sequences:
- a CDS encoding polysaccharide biosynthesis tyrosine autokinase; translated protein: MNRELIDIDTTIVDLRELIRMVWRRWQVIAGTVGVGVGAALFYLVTATPLYTASTTILIEPRKQNILDAEAVVSGFSTDTAAIESEVELIKSSSMAKRVIAKLDLDRDPEFGGRPTPSRSLFSTIASWLGLSDAEAEASAKEQKVPEEVLNGVVGSFSGHLDVTRIGATYVLEVSFTSRRPDKAARIANQIADSYLVDQLEAKYDATKRATQWLNDRLASIRAEVQQSEKLVGLYKAKHGLQSTAGQTLDERQMASLNEQLILARADTAGKLARYEHVEKLIKAGKSKAELAAVLQSEVISNLRAQQSEVGRQLAELTTRYGGKHPKVVNMRAEYNDISRQISTEVGRIVADLKNEYEVALTRERSLQESLNEIKRQNDASNQAAIKLDELERDAEANRTLYESFLTRFKQTSEQETLKTTDVRIITAAVPPSKPSYPKKKLTLTLALAGFSALGLGLAFLLEYLDNSFKTGEQIEEVLRIPHLTMVPLLAKSDTVNESGGPLGIQRYVVERPLSSYTEAIRALKVGIQISNVDSPPRSILVTSALPNEGKTTIAANLAYHAASTGLNVLLIDADLRHPSLSTHLARGKGEDGGLVELLARQATETDVIRRDLGARIDVLPTSQRLQDSAEILGSQRMKDLVRRTGQAYDLVILDSSPISPVVDARILSTAVDSIVLVVEWDKTPREAVQAAIKSMGLDKRKLAGVVLNKVNMKRMANYSHYMGKYFHQQYPYYYGTDG